A window of Synechococcus sp. MEDNS5 contains these coding sequences:
- the acs gene encoding acetate--CoA ligase: protein MSEGSTIESVLKEQRVFAPPIELTQSARIGGMDAYQAMADAARTDPETFWGNAARQELDWFTPFDQVLDWSNPPFARWFQGGTTNLSHNCLDRHLHGETADKTALIWEGEPGDVRRFTYRELHAEVCKAANALKSMGIGKGDLVALYMPMVPEAAIAMLACARIGAPHSVVFGGFSAEALRDRLIDGEAKAVITADGGFRKDKPVSLKPAVDAALADGSCPSVTSVLVVQRTKQPVDMVEGRDQWWHALVDGQSRECPAEPMESEDRLFVLYTSGSTGKPKGVVHTTAGYNLWAHLTFQWIFDLRDNDVYWCTADVGWITGHSYIVYGPLSNGATTVMYEGAPRPSKPGAFWELIQKHGVTIFYTAPTAIRAFMKNGRTVPDQFDMSSLRLLGTVGEPINPEAWMWYRDVIGGGRCPIIDTWWQTETGGVMISPLPGATPTKPGSATLPLPGIEADVVDADGNSVAANEGGYLIVRRPWPGMMRTVHGNPERFRQSYWEHIRPEDGSHIYFAGDGARRDADGYFWVMGRVDDVINVSGHRLGTMEIESALVSHPAVAEAAVVGRPDDLKGEGIVAFVTLETDREASDALIAELRAHVGTEIGPIARPDEIRCSDALPKTRSGKIMRRILRALAAGEDVTGDTSTLEDRSVLDRLRA, encoded by the coding sequence ATGAGCGAAGGTTCCACGATCGAAAGCGTGCTCAAGGAACAGCGCGTTTTCGCTCCGCCCATTGAGCTCACTCAGTCAGCCCGGATTGGAGGCATGGATGCCTACCAGGCCATGGCCGATGCGGCCAGAACGGATCCGGAAACGTTCTGGGGCAATGCGGCTCGCCAGGAACTCGATTGGTTCACACCGTTTGATCAGGTCCTCGATTGGTCCAACCCTCCCTTCGCTCGCTGGTTCCAGGGAGGCACCACCAACCTCTCTCACAATTGTCTTGACCGCCATCTTCACGGTGAAACGGCCGACAAGACTGCCCTGATCTGGGAGGGGGAACCCGGCGATGTCCGCCGTTTCACCTACAGAGAACTGCATGCTGAGGTGTGCAAGGCAGCCAACGCGCTCAAGTCCATGGGCATTGGCAAAGGGGATCTGGTGGCCCTCTACATGCCGATGGTTCCGGAAGCGGCCATCGCCATGCTGGCCTGCGCTCGCATCGGAGCTCCCCATTCAGTGGTGTTCGGAGGCTTCTCTGCAGAAGCGCTTCGGGACCGGTTGATCGATGGTGAGGCCAAGGCCGTGATCACCGCCGACGGTGGCTTCCGCAAGGACAAGCCCGTTTCTCTGAAACCTGCCGTTGATGCTGCTCTCGCCGACGGTTCCTGCCCATCGGTGACCTCCGTGCTGGTGGTGCAGCGCACCAAACAGCCAGTGGACATGGTGGAGGGCCGCGATCAGTGGTGGCATGCGCTGGTGGATGGTCAGTCCCGCGAATGCCCCGCCGAGCCGATGGAGAGCGAAGATCGGCTCTTTGTGCTCTACACGTCGGGATCCACCGGCAAACCCAAGGGTGTTGTGCACACCACCGCGGGTTACAACCTGTGGGCCCATCTCACGTTTCAGTGGATCTTCGATCTCCGCGATAACGACGTGTATTGGTGCACAGCGGATGTGGGTTGGATCACCGGTCACAGCTACATCGTGTACGGCCCGCTGTCCAATGGGGCCACCACGGTGATGTACGAGGGAGCTCCACGACCTTCCAAACCGGGAGCTTTCTGGGAGTTGATCCAGAAGCATGGGGTCACGATCTTCTACACCGCTCCCACGGCGATCCGGGCCTTCATGAAGAACGGCCGGACCGTGCCTGATCAGTTCGACATGAGCAGCCTGCGACTGCTCGGAACTGTTGGCGAACCCATCAACCCCGAAGCCTGGATGTGGTATCGCGATGTGATCGGCGGTGGCCGCTGCCCGATCATCGACACCTGGTGGCAGACCGAAACGGGTGGTGTGATGATCAGCCCTCTCCCCGGAGCCACCCCCACCAAGCCCGGCTCAGCGACCCTTCCACTTCCCGGCATCGAAGCCGATGTGGTGGACGCCGATGGCAACAGTGTGGCCGCCAATGAAGGGGGTTACCTGATCGTGCGCCGTCCTTGGCCAGGGATGATGCGAACCGTTCATGGCAATCCTGAGCGGTTCCGCCAGAGCTACTGGGAACATATCCGTCCTGAGGATGGCAGCCACATCTACTTCGCAGGCGATGGCGCCCGACGGGATGCTGATGGTTACTTCTGGGTGATGGGACGCGTGGATGACGTCATCAACGTCTCCGGTCATCGTCTCGGCACCATGGAAATCGAATCAGCCTTGGTCAGTCACCCTGCGGTGGCTGAGGCCGCTGTGGTCGGTCGTCCTGATGATCTGAAAGGCGAGGGCATCGTGGCGTTCGTCACCCTTGAGACAGATCGCGAAGCCAGTGATGCCCTGATCGCTGAGTTGCGGGCCCATGTGGGCACCGAAATCGGTCCGATCGCTCGCCCCGATGAAATCCGCTGCAGCGATGCCCTTCCTAAGACGCGCAGTGGCAAGATCATGCGCCGGATTCTTAGAGCGCTTGCCGCTGGGGAGGATGTGACAGGTGACACCAGCACCCTGGAAGATCGTTCCGTGCTGGATCGTTTGAGGGCCTGA
- a CDS encoding N-acetylmuramoyl-L-alanine amidase, whose amino-acid sequence MPRLPRRFTALLLAAALQSAGWFVGLPVRAASALAAWSFGKDGVLQLRTSTGARLDAFFEAGDRRQGPRVWIDFPGELSRPRRIPGSGPVREIRLGKPTPGATRLVIEFQQGVTLDPGNLRLVGTAPDRWKLMFEGLPTQGLRSIGEGDLNRASSGRWGGVRIRPTQTPVNAAGLPDVARGRYRVVVDPGHGGPDPGAVGINGIREAEIVLDISLQVARLLEAKGVQVTLTRTAEVDVDLPPRVSLANRIGATAFVSIHANAISMSRPDVNGIETFYFSDPRSARLAAHIQQQVLNVSPGSPNRGVRRGRFFVIRRTTMPAALVETGFVTGDIDAARLATASHRRRLALAIAAGILEYLQGVR is encoded by the coding sequence ATGCCCCGGCTGCCCCGTCGTTTCACCGCACTGCTACTTGCTGCTGCTCTGCAGTCGGCGGGATGGTTCGTGGGCTTGCCCGTTCGGGCGGCCAGTGCTTTAGCGGCCTGGTCCTTTGGAAAGGATGGGGTTCTGCAGCTGCGCACGTCCACCGGTGCGCGTCTGGACGCGTTCTTCGAGGCCGGTGATCGTCGTCAGGGGCCGCGGGTTTGGATTGATTTTCCTGGTGAGCTCAGCCGTCCGAGGCGGATTCCAGGGTCGGGGCCGGTTCGTGAGATCCGCCTTGGCAAGCCAACGCCTGGAGCCACCCGGCTTGTGATCGAGTTTCAGCAGGGGGTGACGCTTGACCCCGGGAACCTGCGGCTGGTGGGGACGGCACCGGATCGATGGAAATTGATGTTTGAGGGGCTTCCCACCCAGGGGTTGCGGTCGATCGGCGAAGGGGATCTCAACCGTGCCAGCAGCGGGCGCTGGGGCGGCGTGCGCATCCGGCCGACACAAACACCTGTGAACGCTGCGGGCTTGCCTGACGTAGCCAGAGGGCGCTACCGGGTTGTGGTGGATCCAGGCCATGGAGGTCCTGACCCCGGTGCTGTGGGCATCAACGGAATTCGTGAGGCTGAGATCGTTCTCGATATCTCCTTGCAGGTCGCCCGCCTTCTGGAAGCCAAAGGCGTTCAGGTGACCCTGACGCGCACGGCTGAAGTGGATGTAGACCTGCCACCACGGGTCTCACTGGCGAATCGGATTGGGGCCACAGCGTTCGTCAGCATTCATGCGAATGCGATCAGCATGTCGCGCCCGGATGTGAACGGAATCGAGACTTTCTACTTCTCCGATCCGCGATCGGCCCGTCTTGCGGCCCATATCCAGCAGCAAGTGCTCAATGTGTCGCCAGGCAGCCCGAACCGAGGCGTGCGTCGGGGCCGATTCTTTGTGATTCGACGCACCACCATGCCGGCAGCTCTGGTGGAAACGGGATTTGTGACTGGTGATATCGATGCAGCTCGGCTCGCCACAGCGTCCCATCGCCGCAGGCTGGCACTGGCGATTGCAGCCGGCATTCTTGAGTATCTGCAGGGGGTCCGTTGA
- the aroA gene encoding 3-phosphoshikimate 1-carboxyvinyltransferase — protein MTGSTAAARELKAGGSLKGRVRVPGDKSISHRALLFGAIAEGETTIEGLLPAEDPISTAACLRAMGAAISPIAEGDLIRVTGVGLDGLQEPDTVLDCGNSGTTMRLMLGLLAGRHGRHFVLTGDASLRRRPMQRVGHPLAMLGAEVRGRGDGNYAPLAVQGRRLRGAVVGTPVASAQVKSALLLAALTAEGATTVIEPAPSRDHSERMLKAFGADLSVGGEMGRHILVQPGSQLKGQHVVVPGDISSAAFWLVAGALVPGADLTVENVGLNPTRTGVLDVLEQMGAKIEVLNRRDVAGEPVGDLRVTCGPLQPFRFGEEIMPRLLDEVPILTVAACFCDGESHISGAAELRVKETDRLAVMARQLKAMGADIVETPDGLVIRGGRPLRGAELDSETDHRVAMSLAVASLLASGDSTLDRSEAAAVSYPSFWDDLARLRT, from the coding sequence GTGACGGGATCCACCGCCGCTGCCCGTGAATTGAAAGCAGGCGGAAGCCTCAAGGGGCGTGTCAGGGTCCCGGGAGACAAGTCGATCTCCCACAGGGCCCTGCTGTTCGGAGCCATTGCCGAGGGTGAAACCACCATCGAAGGCTTACTTCCTGCGGAAGACCCAATCAGCACCGCCGCCTGCCTGAGGGCGATGGGAGCTGCCATCAGCCCGATTGCTGAAGGTGACTTAATCCGCGTCACCGGAGTCGGCCTCGATGGACTGCAGGAGCCAGACACCGTGCTCGACTGCGGCAACTCCGGCACCACCATGCGCCTGATGCTCGGGCTGCTGGCAGGCCGTCACGGGCGCCACTTCGTTCTCACCGGTGATGCCTCACTACGCAGACGACCGATGCAACGTGTGGGCCACCCCCTGGCCATGCTCGGCGCCGAGGTCCGAGGCCGTGGTGATGGCAACTATGCGCCGTTAGCGGTGCAGGGTCGCCGGCTGCGGGGGGCCGTGGTGGGAACCCCTGTGGCCAGTGCCCAGGTGAAATCGGCATTGCTGCTGGCGGCACTCACCGCCGAAGGTGCCACCACAGTGATCGAACCCGCTCCCTCCAGAGACCACAGCGAGCGCATGCTGAAAGCGTTCGGAGCCGATCTCAGCGTGGGAGGAGAAATGGGGCGACACATCCTTGTGCAGCCAGGTTCTCAGCTGAAGGGACAGCACGTGGTGGTCCCAGGCGATATCAGTTCGGCAGCCTTCTGGCTGGTGGCCGGTGCCCTGGTTCCAGGCGCTGATCTCACCGTGGAGAACGTGGGGTTGAACCCCACCCGCACCGGCGTGCTGGATGTGCTGGAACAGATGGGAGCGAAGATCGAGGTGCTCAACCGCCGCGATGTGGCTGGAGAGCCCGTCGGCGATCTGCGCGTGACCTGCGGCCCACTGCAACCATTCCGCTTCGGGGAGGAGATCATGCCCAGGCTGTTGGATGAAGTGCCGATCCTCACGGTGGCGGCCTGTTTTTGCGACGGCGAAAGCCACATCAGCGGAGCCGCCGAGCTTCGAGTGAAGGAAACAGATCGCCTGGCCGTGATGGCCCGTCAACTCAAGGCCATGGGCGCTGACATCGTTGAAACTCCCGACGGTCTGGTGATTCGCGGAGGCCGTCCCCTGCGAGGGGCGGAGTTGGACAGTGAAACGGATCACCGCGTGGCAATGAGTTTGGCGGTGGCATCGCTGCTAGCCAGCGGTGACTCAACACTGGATCGAAGCGAGGCCGCGGCGGTGTCTTACCCCTCGTTCTGGGATGACCTTGCCCGACTGCGGACCTGA
- the murI gene encoding glutamate racemase, with amino-acid sequence MTIRLGLFDSGLGGLTVLRRVLERHGGVPTIYLGDTARVPYGSRSPSEIRAIASEVVGWLRHQQVTTVVMACNTTNALARDVAEGQAGVPVVGLIGAAAAMVQESRVGVLATPATVASGAYRESIEALHPGTLVVQQACPDFVPLIEAGDLSCDDLRSAAIGYLQPLLEASVQSIVLGCTHYPLLLPLLSNLLPDSIRLIDPALGVASQLDALLGKPLPGGLDQPLALEATRICVTSDPQGFADRATPWLGQCPQVEQILLQSPVDAF; translated from the coding sequence TTGACCATCCGTCTCGGTTTGTTTGACAGCGGCCTGGGGGGGCTAACGGTGCTTCGGCGTGTGCTCGAACGCCATGGGGGAGTCCCCACGATCTATCTGGGAGACACGGCCCGGGTCCCCTACGGCAGTCGTTCTCCATCCGAGATCCGCGCTATCGCTTCCGAAGTCGTCGGCTGGCTCCGTCATCAGCAGGTCACCACTGTGGTGATGGCCTGCAACACCACCAATGCTCTCGCCCGGGATGTGGCTGAAGGGCAGGCCGGTGTTCCAGTGGTCGGTCTCATCGGCGCCGCTGCCGCCATGGTGCAGGAGTCGCGGGTGGGTGTGTTGGCCACTCCAGCGACCGTCGCATCCGGTGCTTACAGAGAAAGCATCGAAGCCCTTCATCCGGGAACGCTTGTGGTGCAGCAGGCCTGTCCGGACTTCGTTCCGCTCATCGAGGCAGGGGACCTGAGCTGTGACGATCTGCGCAGTGCAGCCATTGGCTATCTCCAGCCTCTTCTGGAGGCCTCGGTGCAATCAATAGTGCTGGGTTGTACCCATTACCCGCTGCTCCTTCCCCTCCTCTCCAACTTGTTGCCTGATTCGATCCGATTGATCGATCCAGCACTGGGAGTGGCAAGCCAGCTCGATGCTCTTCTCGGCAAGCCGTTGCCAGGTGGCCTCGATCAGCCGCTGGCCCTGGAGGCCACCCGCATCTGTGTGACATCGGATCCGCAGGGATTCGCTGATCGTGCGACGCCCTGGCTGGGGCAATGCCCGCAGGTCGAACAGATTCTTCTGCAGTCTCCGGTCGATGCCTTCTAG
- a CDS encoding carbon-nitrogen hydrolase family protein has protein sequence MSDFLAAAVQLTSTSDPETNFSAAEEQIDLAARRGAELIGLPENFAFIGEPEQRLAIAPALADQASQFLITMARRYQVVILGGGFPVPVGDGAHTWQRAQLVGRDGQILASYDKIHLFDVDLPDGSSYRESSSFTPGYTLPPVVDVPGLCRVGVSICYDVRFPELYRHLVGAGAELLMIPAAFTAFTGKDHWQVLLQARAIENTAYVLAPAQTGSDGARRFSHGHSMVIDPWGTVLADAGVSQGAAVAPVDLDHLARIRSQMPCLQHRRTTVF, from the coding sequence GTGAGTGATTTTCTGGCGGCTGCCGTGCAACTCACCAGCACGTCAGATCCCGAGACCAACTTCAGTGCTGCTGAAGAACAGATTGATCTGGCGGCCCGTCGGGGCGCTGAGCTGATCGGACTTCCTGAGAATTTCGCCTTCATCGGTGAACCTGAGCAGCGTCTCGCGATCGCACCGGCACTCGCCGATCAGGCGTCCCAGTTCCTGATCACCATGGCGCGTCGCTACCAGGTGGTGATTCTCGGCGGGGGATTTCCCGTTCCAGTGGGTGATGGTGCTCACACATGGCAGAGAGCTCAGTTGGTGGGACGGGATGGTCAAATCCTTGCCAGTTACGACAAAATCCACCTCTTCGATGTGGACCTGCCCGACGGAAGTTCCTACAGGGAATCCAGCAGTTTCACCCCTGGTTACACCCTTCCTCCGGTGGTGGATGTGCCTGGACTGTGTCGGGTGGGGGTGTCCATTTGCTACGACGTGCGCTTCCCTGAGCTCTATCGCCATCTCGTCGGCGCCGGAGCCGAGTTGCTGATGATTCCAGCTGCGTTTACGGCTTTCACGGGTAAAGACCACTGGCAGGTGCTGCTGCAGGCCCGTGCGATCGAGAACACGGCTTATGTGCTCGCTCCAGCGCAGACAGGCAGCGATGGCGCTCGTCGGTTCAGCCATGGTCATTCCATGGTGATCGATCCTTGGGGCACCGTTCTGGCCGATGCCGGTGTGTCCCAGGGCGCTGCCGTCGCTCCAGTGGATCTGGATCACCTCGCGCGCATTCGCAGTCAGATGCCTTGCCTGCAGCACCGCCGAACCACGGTGTTCTGA
- a CDS encoding 2-phosphosulfolactate phosphatase family protein, producing MQLSYFHVAADVPDAIGAPDGPDAAVVIDVLRATTTIAWALHNGAEAVQAFADLDELRLQSRNWPEQSRLLLGERGGQMLEGFDLGNSPVAVIPEVVQGKRLFMSTTNGTRALQRVRDVSVVMTVALPNRLAVAQRLLHDKPERLWMVGSGWEGTYSLEDSLAAGALAEALVASGAQVANDELQAALALWAQWKHDPEACLRVASHGQRLTRLGNHDADFSCCAGLDQLSVVPTQTEPGVLRAIHV from the coding sequence ATGCAGCTTTCCTATTTCCATGTGGCGGCCGATGTTCCTGATGCCATTGGCGCGCCGGATGGACCTGATGCTGCTGTGGTGATTGATGTGCTGCGTGCCACCACCACCATCGCCTGGGCACTCCATAACGGAGCCGAGGCGGTTCAGGCCTTCGCCGATCTGGATGAGCTGCGCTTGCAGTCGCGAAACTGGCCTGAGCAATCCCGTTTGCTGCTGGGAGAGCGAGGCGGCCAGATGCTTGAAGGATTCGATCTCGGGAATTCTCCTGTTGCTGTGATTCCGGAAGTGGTGCAGGGAAAACGCCTGTTCATGAGCACCACCAATGGCACGCGCGCTCTTCAGCGGGTGCGTGATGTGTCCGTGGTGATGACGGTGGCTCTCCCCAACCGCCTGGCGGTGGCGCAGCGACTCCTGCACGACAAACCGGAGCGTCTGTGGATGGTGGGCAGTGGATGGGAAGGCACCTATTCACTTGAGGATTCTCTGGCGGCAGGGGCACTGGCCGAGGCACTGGTGGCTTCAGGAGCCCAGGTCGCCAACGATGAACTGCAGGCGGCCCTGGCCCTTTGGGCGCAGTGGAAGCACGACCCTGAGGCCTGCTTGCGCGTCGCGTCCCACGGCCAGCGACTGACGCGCCTGGGGAATCACGACGCCGATTTCAGTTGCTGCGCCGGTCTGGATCAGTTGAGTGTGGTGCCAACGCAGACTGAACCAGGGGTTTTAAGAGCCATCCACGTCTGA
- a CDS encoding UbiD family decarboxylase, with product MALFRPGPGTRDLRSFIQLLEERGQLRRIQAPVDPDLELAAIADRVLANGGPALLFENVIGSSMPVAVNLLGTVERVVWSMGLERPEQLEELGERLALLQQPRPPKGLGETKKFARVFWDLVKARPDRDLLPPCRQQIFKGDEVDLGQIPLIRPWPGDAGGVITLGLVITKDPETGVPNVGVYRLQRQSVNTMTVHWLSVRGGARHLRKAAAMGKKLEVAVAIGVHPLLVMAAATPIPVQLSEWLFAGIYAGEGVRLSPCKTLDLQVPSHSEVVLEGTITPGEVLPDGPFGDHMGFYGGVEDSPLVRFHCMTQRRDPIFLTTFSGRPPKEEAMLAIALNRIYTPILRQQIPEIKDFFLPMEALSYKLAVISIDKAYPGQAKRAAMAFWSALPQFTYTKFVVVIDSHLNVRDPRQVVWAIAAQVDPQRDLFVLENTPFDTLDFASEQLGLGGRMAIDATTKIGPEKNHDWGEPLSRPEDLEQRVSDRLEELGLDDLAAQEPDPSLFGYALDALLQNRPIGSRASKPS from the coding sequence ATGGCTCTGTTCCGCCCCGGCCCCGGCACCCGGGATCTGCGTTCCTTCATCCAACTCTTGGAAGAGCGTGGACAACTGAGGCGGATCCAGGCTCCCGTCGATCCCGATCTTGAACTGGCCGCCATCGCCGATCGCGTTCTGGCCAATGGTGGGCCGGCGCTTCTCTTCGAGAACGTGATCGGCTCCTCCATGCCGGTGGCCGTGAACCTGCTCGGAACGGTGGAACGGGTGGTGTGGAGCATGGGCCTCGAGCGGCCAGAGCAACTGGAGGAGCTTGGAGAGCGGCTGGCCCTGCTGCAACAGCCCCGTCCTCCCAAAGGGCTTGGAGAAACCAAGAAGTTCGCGCGGGTCTTCTGGGATCTGGTGAAAGCACGACCCGACCGGGATCTGCTGCCTCCATGCCGCCAACAGATTTTCAAAGGGGATGAGGTTGATCTCGGCCAGATCCCTCTGATCAGGCCCTGGCCAGGGGATGCAGGCGGCGTGATCACCCTCGGACTGGTGATCACCAAGGACCCGGAAACCGGAGTGCCGAACGTTGGCGTGTATCGGCTGCAAAGGCAATCGGTCAACACCATGACGGTGCACTGGTTGAGCGTGCGTGGTGGTGCGCGCCACCTGCGCAAAGCCGCAGCCATGGGCAAAAAACTCGAGGTAGCTGTGGCCATCGGCGTGCACCCACTGCTGGTGATGGCCGCGGCCACTCCGATCCCCGTGCAACTGAGTGAGTGGCTTTTCGCAGGGATCTATGCGGGCGAAGGGGTTCGGCTCTCACCCTGCAAGACCCTCGATCTGCAGGTCCCAAGCCACAGCGAGGTGGTGCTGGAAGGAACGATCACTCCTGGTGAGGTCCTGCCTGACGGCCCCTTCGGCGATCACATGGGGTTCTACGGCGGCGTCGAAGACTCCCCCCTGGTGCGCTTCCACTGCATGACACAGCGCCGTGATCCGATCTTCCTCACCACGTTCAGCGGCCGGCCACCAAAGGAAGAAGCGATGCTGGCGATCGCTCTCAACAGGATCTACACGCCGATCCTGAGGCAACAAATTCCTGAAATCAAGGATTTCTTCCTGCCTATGGAAGCCCTCAGCTACAAGCTGGCGGTGATCTCGATCGACAAGGCCTATCCAGGGCAAGCAAAGCGGGCGGCCATGGCCTTCTGGAGTGCACTTCCCCAGTTCACGTACACCAAATTTGTTGTGGTGATCGACAGCCATCTGAATGTGCGTGATCCCAGGCAGGTTGTTTGGGCCATCGCTGCTCAGGTGGACCCGCAGCGGGATCTCTTTGTGCTCGAGAACACGCCATTCGACACCCTCGACTTCGCCAGCGAGCAGCTTGGCCTGGGCGGACGCATGGCCATCGATGCCACCACCAAGATCGGCCCGGAGAAAAATCACGACTGGGGAGAGCCCCTGAGCCGCCCCGAGGATCTCGAACAACGGGTGTCAGACCGGCTGGAGGAACTGGGGCTGGACGATCTGGCGGCTCAAGAGCCGGATCCGAGCCTGTTCGGCTACGCCCTCGATGCTCTCCTGCAGAACCGACCCATAGGATCGCGGGCATCCAAACCTTCCTGA
- a CDS encoding DUF1350 family protein, whose product MNRWQRREQCWCLWPTDSVRGLVDFIGGSYLATSPQISYRRLLEWLADEGYAVHAWSYVPGFDHQLQAREGWQQLRQCRRLLEERLNNSFMPLRLGHSLGCKLHLLAPDDGRGCSGLAALSFNNFKADRSIPLLGTLAPKLGVVTEFSPGPTETLNMIERFYRQDRNLVVRFGDDALDQSDDLIQALQRRPGDQSRFVQTSGDHLTPASAGLRQGLLGDWADDPSRSRRIRRLVDLLVAWA is encoded by the coding sequence GTGAACCGTTGGCAGCGACGTGAACAGTGCTGGTGTCTGTGGCCGACAGACTCCGTCCGCGGGCTCGTGGACTTTATCGGTGGTAGTTATCTCGCCACCAGTCCCCAGATTAGCTACCGACGCCTCTTGGAATGGTTGGCGGATGAGGGCTATGCCGTTCACGCCTGGAGTTACGTTCCTGGCTTCGACCACCAGCTTCAGGCCCGCGAGGGTTGGCAGCAGCTGAGGCAGTGCCGACGCCTCCTTGAGGAGCGGCTGAACAACTCGTTCATGCCGTTGCGACTGGGCCATAGTCTCGGCTGCAAGCTCCATCTCCTCGCTCCGGATGATGGGCGCGGCTGCAGCGGTCTTGCAGCACTGAGCTTCAACAACTTCAAGGCCGACCGCTCCATTCCCCTGCTCGGGACCCTCGCTCCGAAGCTCGGTGTGGTCACTGAGTTCAGCCCAGGTCCAACGGAAACGCTCAACATGATCGAGCGTTTTTACAGGCAGGACCGCAATCTTGTCGTACGTTTCGGAGACGATGCCCTCGATCAAAGTGATGATCTGATTCAGGCTCTCCAGCGCAGACCCGGGGACCAAAGCCGCTTCGTGCAGACATCAGGCGATCACCTCACCCCCGCGAGTGCAGGACTCCGGCAAGGACTTCTTGGCGACTGGGCTGATGACCCAAGTCGTAGCCGACGGATCCGGCGGTTGGTCGACCTTCTGGTTGCGTGGGCCTGA
- a CDS encoding HAD family phosphatase: MPEPASTLYGTSVPEAFLFDLDGVLLDTEPLHAIAWQQAASHFGTVLTDAQLAQLQGQRRQENARLVCSWISQPISPEQLLAVRQPLATDLMTAAPAMPGAESLVRYIRSLNRPMALVTSSDQNSLRQKIRHHSWVNLLQVQVCGDDSALKAGKPAPDPYQLGALKLNVRPENCWAFEDSDAGCRSAQLAGCNVWRLMPSVGLSKPINSEGITRIQALSEVEKRLRTVFSTGD; this comes from the coding sequence ATGCCTGAGCCGGCGTCAACGCTTTATGGAACCTCAGTTCCTGAGGCATTTCTTTTCGACCTGGATGGTGTCCTTCTGGATACTGAACCCCTGCATGCGATCGCATGGCAGCAAGCGGCATCACACTTTGGGACTGTTTTGACCGATGCACAGCTTGCGCAGCTGCAAGGCCAGCGTCGGCAGGAGAACGCCCGGCTGGTCTGTTCCTGGATCAGTCAGCCCATCAGCCCCGAGCAATTGCTCGCGGTGCGTCAACCGCTTGCCACTGATCTGATGACCGCAGCCCCGGCGATGCCGGGAGCCGAGTCTCTCGTGCGGTACATCCGTTCCCTGAATCGGCCGATGGCACTGGTCACCAGCAGTGATCAAAACTCCTTGCGACAGAAGATCCGTCACCATTCCTGGGTGAATCTGTTGCAAGTGCAGGTTTGTGGAGACGACAGCGCACTGAAGGCTGGAAAACCGGCTCCAGACCCATACCAGCTGGGAGCCTTGAAGCTGAATGTGCGACCGGAGAATTGCTGGGCTTTCGAAGACTCCGATGCCGGTTGTCGATCGGCGCAACTCGCTGGCTGCAACGTGTGGCGCCTCATGCCATCGGTTGGACTTTCTAAGCCCATCAACTCCGAGGGAATCACCAGGATTCAGGCACTCTCCGAGGTGGAGAAGCGCTTGCGAACAGTGTTCAGTACAGGCGACTGA
- the sds gene encoding solanesyl diphosphate synthase: MTTVTELLQPVEADLEILLSDLRSLIGAGHPILQAAAEHLFSAGGKRLRPGIVLLVSRGLSPDGELSPRHRRLAEITEMIHTASLVHDDVVDEAGTRRGVETVHSRFNHRVAVLAGDFLFAQASWHLANLDNLDVVKLLSRVIMDLADGEVKQGLFRYDTGQTFETYLEKSYCKTASLIANSARAAGVLSGCTEPQLESLYHYGRQLGLAFQVVDDILDFTGSDQQLGKPAASDLSSGYLTAPALYALEENPSLGVLIEREFSNEGDLDEALRIVRQSDAIARTRQLAERFAQESREALSWLPESTCRTALLELPDFVLSRLY, translated from the coding sequence ATGACCACCGTCACCGAGTTGCTGCAGCCGGTCGAGGCGGATCTCGAGATTCTTCTGAGCGATCTGCGCAGTTTGATCGGTGCAGGACATCCGATTTTGCAAGCTGCTGCTGAACATCTGTTCAGCGCTGGGGGTAAGCGATTAAGACCGGGGATCGTGCTCCTCGTTTCACGAGGCTTATCCCCTGATGGAGAGCTCTCGCCGAGGCATCGACGTCTGGCAGAGATCACGGAGATGATCCACACGGCTTCTCTCGTTCACGACGATGTGGTGGATGAAGCGGGAACGCGACGGGGTGTGGAAACGGTCCACAGCCGTTTCAACCATCGCGTCGCTGTTCTTGCTGGTGATTTTCTGTTCGCACAGGCCAGCTGGCACCTTGCCAATCTGGACAATCTCGATGTGGTGAAGCTCCTAAGCCGCGTGATCATGGATCTGGCTGATGGAGAGGTGAAGCAGGGATTGTTCCGATACGACACTGGGCAGACCTTTGAGACCTACCTCGAGAAGAGCTACTGCAAAACAGCTTCCCTCATTGCCAACAGCGCCAGGGCGGCCGGCGTTCTCAGTGGTTGTACCGAGCCTCAGTTGGAATCTCTTTACCACTACGGCCGGCAACTGGGATTGGCCTTTCAGGTCGTTGACGACATTCTCGATTTCACTGGGAGTGATCAGCAGCTCGGCAAGCCCGCGGCCAGTGATCTGTCCAGCGGTTACCTCACCGCTCCAGCGCTTTACGCGCTCGAAGAAAATCCTTCTCTCGGCGTGTTGATTGAGAGGGAATTCAGCAACGAGGGTGATCTCGATGAAGCCCTTCGGATCGTGCGTCAGTCCGATGCGATCGCTCGTACCCGTCAGCTTGCTGAACGTTTTGCGCAGGAATCCCGCGAGGCCCTGAGCTGGCTGCCGGAATCCACTTGCCGCACGGCCTTGCTCGAATTGCCTGACTTTGTGCTCAGTCGCCTGTACTGA